Part of the Etheostoma cragini isolate CJK2018 chromosome 8, CSU_Ecrag_1.0, whole genome shotgun sequence genome, CAGCGTCGGTCTGAACCAGACGGGTCCCGGTTCTAACTCCTGGTTTCTGTAAGTCAGCGTCGTTCCGAAACCGGATCGGTCCAGGTTCTAACTCTTGGTTTCTGTAAGTCAGCGTCGTTCCGAAACCGGATCGGTCCAGGTTATAATTCTTGGTTTCTGTGAGTCAGCGTCGGTCTGAAACCGGATCGGTCCAGGTTCTAACTCTTGGTTTCTGTGATTCAGCTGCAGGACGAGCGGCTGGCCACCATCGACCGAGACAACCGCCTCCAGGCTTCCAAACTGGCCGACATCGGGTGCTCTCACGGCTGGGTGGACCACCGCAACCAGTACCAGCAGCGGAGGTGAGAGCCTGCTGGCACCCACACCCGATAGTCAGAGGGGGGTTTAAGGGACAGTTTCTCCCTCCGGGTACCTGCAGTCTACAGGTGTACCAACAGGTTGGTCAGGTGGCTCGGCTGCAGTGGTGCAGACCACATGTTACGCAGGTAAACACGCAGTATAGACACTAAGatagctccaggatttccatgtACCCTCCTAGAAACGCCCTAAGACACCCAACGACATACTTTCTatcatatttctaaaatattctgaattgtcatgtgtgttttttctctttcacataTGACAAATTAAGATattgtttcctggtgaaagtcttgtgttttctccttaacttctccaggacatgaacacctgtttcctggtgaaagtcttgtgttttctccttaacttctccaggacatgaacacctgtttcctggtccTTCCTAGTTGGGcctttaaatatttcatgtgAGCGCTCGTGCTCCGTTACGCGGTTAAATTATTGATCTGGACCTGCGTGGTCTCTGTGTTTACGCCCCACACACCGAGCTGTGAGTTCTTTATGTTACGTGGAGCTTCAGGGAATGACCGAGCCGGGTGTACCGAGAGCAGGATGGCACAGCGGAGCTTGAaggtttattaaataaaaacaaagtaaaaaaacaaaaaaacagcaaaacagtaGGCAAAGAAGTCCAAAATGAGGCAACAGGAATCCCAGGAACACAGAGACtaagacaggaaaccagactaccacagtaagacaagacaggaacactagaaacacagagacaacaagGATCTGACCCCGGACAAGGGGCACACCAAGACTAAATCCAGAAGGTAACAAGGTAACGAGAGGCTGGAGACAAGAGGGCTGGGAGACAGatggaagacatcaggtaatcacaagagtgggaaaaacacaggaagggagactaaagacaagacagcacagaaaaccagactatcaaaataaaacaactgttTGGGCTAACCCCGTACGTAGTTCTGTCAGATTCTCCTCCAGACTGAGGAACCACTGGAGAACCTGTCTGCATATCAGACACTGAACATGGCAGAAGGCtctgtatttatagtattttgGGTGTTTGTGCAAGTTCTTGTTGTGATATGGATCCACCTGGGTCTGAAATACAGTTTATATGtacaacaggaaacagacaCGCATAAGAGACcacaagacagagacaagacaagacaaggggaCAACCCAGGACTGAAACATAGAACAAAGaacaaagaccaaaaaataacacaatcacaaggatcttacatgcgtgtgtgtgtgtgagtgtgtgcgcaccagagacacaaaataacccccaaatcccagaaaaagagaTTGTTTTTTGGGCACTTTAAGATTTAAAAGTTGGTTTGAAAGTTCAATGCAGGAAGTTGTGACTTTTTGTCCGTTTAGTGATGTAATAATTGACACATCacatgttttaaatcaaaaatgtaaaattacttTTGTATTCTTTTATACTACTTTTAATGTTAACTGAAATTAATTGTAATGTCTAATTTTGTGTGAAGTGAAATATTTGGCTTgaagcaataaaacaaattgctgggatgtttttgattatttcataatttcatcaattcattgttttaatgcaaaaatcaagtgaaaaaaaaaatacagacaaccCAGAATATGGGTTATATTTTTCTAAcccatttttgttgttttaacccAACAACATGGTTATTATAACCAATTGTTGGGTCAGAACCATAACCCAACATGCCGGGTCAGAACCACAACCCAACCCTGCCGGGTCAGAACCATAACCCAACATGCCGGCTCAGAACCACAACCCAACCCTGCCGGGTCAGAACCACAACCCAACCCTGCCGGGTCAGAACCATAACCCAACATGCCGGCTCAGAACCACAACCCTACCCTGCCGGGTCAGAACCACAACCCAACCCTGCTGGGTCAGAACCATAACCCAACCCTGCTGGGTCAGAACCATAACCCAACATGCCGGCTCAGAACCATAACCCAACCCTGCCGGGTCAGAACCATAACCCAACATGCCGGGTCAGAACCATAACCCAACCCTGCTGGGTCACAACCACAACCCAACCCTGCCGGCTCAGAACCACAACCCAACCCTGCCGCGTCAGAACCACAACCCAACCCTGCCGGGTCAGAACCCCCAAGCGATGGATCGGTCCATATTTGACCCAGCACTAGGTTACCAATATGACCCAAGTTGGGTTATTTTTAACCCAGCAGTTTTAAGAGTGATGTGGATCAGGATCCCATGCATAAAGTTGCAAGGGATCTTGCGACTTTTCATGCCGTAATTGGGTTAAAACAGACATTAAATGAAGGTTTTTCCATTACTGTGAACATGAAATCACCTCCATCGGGTGTCTTCCTCAGTCTGAACGCCTCCAAGCGGCGGGAGGAGCTTCTACTGATCGGGCGTCAGAACCAGGCCATGCTCCAGCGGATCACGTCTCGCCAGTCCGAGTACCGGCGCCAGCTGTGGGTGGATGACTGGGAGAAGGTGGAGCAGTTGCGGGACAACATTACCCGGTACCCCCAAGGCCTCATCGACAAACAGGTGGGTTTAATACgtgaaaatgacaaaagaagacagacaaTATGCAacagtttgacttttttgacattcatgTGGGACCATAGAACTGTGgaaccattgggctgtgggaccataggactgtgggaccataggtctgtgggaccattgggctgtgggaccataggtctgtgggaccattgggctgtgggaccattgNNNNNNNNNNNNNNNNNNNNNNNNNNNNNNNNNNNNNNNNNNNNNNNNNNNNNNNNNNNNNNNNNNNNNNNNNNNNNNNNNNNNNNNNNNNNNNNNNNNNTGGGACtaggctgtgggaccattggccTGGgtgaccattgggctgtgggaccatagggctgtgggactaggctgtgggaccattgggccgTCGGACCATTGGTCTGTGGGACCATTGGTCTGGGGGACCATTGGTCTGGGGGACCATAGGACCCCAGCAGGACATGTGTGATATCTTCGGTGTATTCGTGTCTGCAGAAAGCGCAAAGGAAGGTGAAGTTCGCAGCCGTGATGGGAAGTGAGCATGGGGAAAATACCGACAGTACCGAAACCGCCAGGACCGATACCAACAGGACCGAAACCGACGGGTCCGACACCGCCAGGACCGATACCGCCAGGACCGATACCGCCAGGACCGATACCAACAGGACCGATACCAACAGGACCGACGCTGACGGGATCAAGAGACCGGAGacacaaactaaaaaaacattaaatgtgtCCTTCCACTATCCTCGGCTTACGGCTTTGATTTAAATGGACTCAGATTTaacttttctaaatgtttttattgtgttgattCGCTAGCTTTAACCCCGTGTTGACTTCCTGTCGACCATTAACTTCcagtccttccaggtcaaaaaataaaaataaaaaatcttttcccGACATTCTTGTAGCTAAATTTTATGATTGTATCACTTATTTcaatgatttctttctttcatagtccataaacctaatttaaatgacattataCCGAAtttttgggtttaaaaaaagcagaaatgagttGGATAGTAGATAActagttgagatcagaggacGCTGAGGGAGCCACAGACTGGTTTACATCATGGTTTAGTCTGGATGCTGTCTTTGGTTGAAAAGACATGTTCCCAATGTCTCTGCTGTCCTCTGGTCTGTCCACTAGGTGGCAGCAACTTcatgtctcttctctcctctcctcttcctatgctcctctccctctcctctcctcctctccctcctctcctcctctccctcctctcctcctcttcctctcctcctcttcctctcctcctctccctctcctcttcctcctcctctccctctcctcttcctctccctctcctcctctccctctcctctNNNNNNNNNNNNNNNNNNNNNNNNNNNNNNNNNNNNNNNNNNNNNNNNNNNNNNNNNNNNNNNNNNNNNNNNNNNNNNNNNNNNNNNNNNNNNNNNNNNNctcctcctctccctctccctctcctcctcttcctcttcctcctcttctccctctcctcttcctcctctccctctcctcttcctctccttctacAAAAGTACTAAAGTATCAGTTGTAAAATAACCTTAAAGCACCAACAGTAAATGTACTCATTCTGCAGAATACtctattttaaatgattgtatATTATTAGAATTAtagatgcatttgtgtgttctTCACTTGAATGTATGTTATaatcatgtatatatatatatatatacacacatatatatgtatacatatatacatatgtgtgtttatatacacacatatgttaTGTCTCTCCTCTTGTAAAGTCAAACGTTGTTAACTCTCGTGTTGTCTCCCCGTCGACcttcaactttttgtttttctgagaaTGAAACTTTAACTGAATCAACgttttggtatttaaaaaaaatatttttgacagtaagtaaaaagtggacatgtccggGCCAAAGAGGACGTTTGGTCCCCCTAGGAcattatatatatgttatagGTATATATATTTCATAGGTATCCTGTAGATATTATATACAGGTTTTAGGTATATACTATAGATATTATATACAGGTTATaggtatatatactgtagatattatATACAGGTTACtggtatatactgtagatattatATACAGGTTATaggtatatactgtagatattatATACAGGTTATaggtatatatactgtagatattatATACAGGTTATaggtatatactgtagatattatATACAGGTTATAGGTATATACTATAGATATTATATACAGGTTATaggtatatactgtagatattatATACAGGTTATaggtatatactgtagatattatATACAGGTTATAggtatatatactgtaggttaAGGCTGTAGTAAGAATGGGGAATAGAAAGAGATCCCTGATGGGGTCAACAGTTTTGCCGCATGAAACtggactccagctgaagtttacTTAACTTAAACATCCTTAACACATGtatactcctaatagtaatatacaggTGTATATTGTAATATCTCAGtcctacatgtaggtgtacatactatactcctaatagtaatatacaggTGTATAATGCAATATCTCAGGCCTACATGAATGAGTATTTTTGCAGGGTTTATGCAGtgtcttttactttactttactgttttttcatgAGTCAGAGCCATGTTATCAGTGTTTCAGCTGCTGTAGATTACAGATAGacggaaataaataaataaatgaataaactgAACTACTCGTCTGTCCCTCTGGCTGCTGTCCACGTCCactgaaggagaaagaggaggaaacagaAGCTCATCTTGCTTTAAAGCTTTTATATAAAGGTACTTTTGCAGAGAGTGGATAAGATCTCTCGGCCCAACGCTCCGCTAACAGCTGGAATGTCACATTTCAGGAAGTATAGGTGAAAGCCAGACAGCGAGACAGCGGGCTGCAGTCCAGACCGTCTCTCCGTGTCTCTGCAAAGAAAATTACACGTTATCCAGCAGCCGAGTCTCCGCCGAACACCGGTGAGTACGAGAGGGAAACACATGAATGTTTTGCTTAGAAAAAGGCAGTTTTATAACTTCTATATCAGAGACACACGTCGGTACGTAGACTTGGATTCCAGTTCAGCCTCGCtgtgttcagttcagtttatcaacaacagttatctcccaggtctttccatgaagagcaggtctagaccggactctgggatgttatttatctcccaggtctttccatgaagagcaggtctagaccggactctgggatgttatttatcNNNNNNNNNNNNNNNNNNNNNNNNNNNNNNNNNNNNNNNNNNNNNNNNNNNNNNNNNNNNNNNNNNNNNNNNNNNNNNNNNNNNNNNNNNNNNNNNNNNNCCAACGCGTATCCCACTACCCTCACCTCGTCCTCGGGGGTCCTGAGACCCGTCCTGCAGTCCAACGCGTATCCCACTAACCTCACCTTGTCCTCCGGGGTTCAGAGACCCGTCCTGCAGTCTAACGCGTGTCCCACTACCCTCACCTTGTCCTccggggtcccagagacccgtccTGCAGTCCAACGCGTGTCCCACTACCCTCATCTGGTCCTCCAGTGATTTACTGTAGcctatattttgaatttgcggTAGTGTGCTGTAACACAGCAGCAGTGCTACTGTAGAACAAGACAGACTTCTAG contains:
- the si:ch211-284k5.2 gene encoding uncharacterized protein si:ch211-284k5.2, which gives rise to MLQRITSRQSEYRRQLWVDDWEKVEQLRDNITRYPQGLIDKQKAQRKVKFAAVMGSEHGENTDSTETARTDTARTDTARTDTNRTDTNRTDADGIKRPETQTKKTLNVSFHYPRLTALI